In Athene noctua chromosome 7, bAthNoc1.hap1.1, whole genome shotgun sequence, the following proteins share a genomic window:
- the HACD2 gene encoding very-long-chain (3R)-3-hydroxyacyl-CoA dehydratase 2 isoform X4, producing MIKGLELLWEPRASSVAEFRWLVIAVGLVRAYLAKGSYHSLYYSIEKPLKFFQTGALLEILHCAFGIVPSSVVLTAFQVMSRVFLTWAVTHSVKEVQTEDSVLLFVVAWTITEIIRYSFYTFSLLNHLPYLIKWARYTLFIVLYPMGVSGELLTIYAALPFVRQSGLYSISLPNKYNFSFDYYTFLILVMISYIPIFPQLYFHMLHQRRKVLSHTEEHKKSE from the exons atgatcaaagggctggagctgctctgGGAGCCACGTGCTTCATCAGTCGCTGAGTTCAG atgGCTTGTTATTGCAGTTGGTCTAGTTCGAGCATACCTGGCTAAAGGTAGCTACCATAGCCTTTACTATTCAATAGAAAAGCCCCTGAAATTCTTCCAAACTGGAGCTTTGCTTGAG ATTCTGCACTGTGCATTTG GCATTGTTCCCTCTTCTGTTGTTCTGACTGCTTTCCAAGTGATGTCAAGGGTCTTCCTGACGTGGGCAGTAACACATAGTGTAAAAGAG gTACAAACTGAAGATAGCGTCCTGTTGTTTGTAGTGGCCTGGACAATCACTGAGATAATCCGTTATTCTTTTTATACGTTTAGCTTGTTAAACCATCTCCCTTATCTCATCAAATGGGCCAG GTACACTTTGTTTATAGTATTGTATCCAATGGGAGTTTCAGGCGAATTACTCACAATATATGCTGCATTACCCTTCGTCAGGCAGTCTGGCTTGTATTCCATTAGTTTACCCAACAAgtacaatttttcttttgactaCTATACATTCCTGATCCTGGTTATGATCTCTTACATTCCAA tctttcctcagCTGTATTTTCATATGCTACATCAGAGGCGAAAGGTACTCTCCCACACTGAAGAACACAAGAAGTCAGAGTAA